A single window of Synechococcus sp. C9 DNA harbors:
- a CDS encoding CHAT domain-containing protein: MKGKHFVGWALAASVLVGVPVGIYPSQPVLAQSFALQEADRLNELGMEQYRKAQYAQALESFQRSLAIREQALGANHPDVATALNNLAFLYEAQGQYSKAEPLYQRSLAILEQALGANHPDVAVSLHNLAGLYRSQGQYSKAEPLYQRSLAIREQALGANHPDVAVSLNNLAVLYRSQGQYSKAEPLVQRSLAIWEQALGANHPDVATALNNLAGLYEAQGQYSKAEPLYQRSLAIWEQALGANHPNVATALNNLAGLYRSQGQYSKAEPLYQRSLAILEQALGANHPNVATALNNLAGLYRSQGQYSKAEPLYQRSLAIWEQALGANHPDVASSLNNLAVLYEAQGQYSKAEPLYQRSLAIREQALGANHPDVAASLNNLAALYRSQGQYSKAEPLYQRSLAILEQALGANHPNVATALNNLANLYQRQGQYSKAEPLVQRSLAIWEQALGANHPDVAVSLNNLAVLYEAQGQYSKAEPLYQRSLAIWEQALGANHPDVARSLNNLAGLYWSQNQTEPALIRLARALDIEETNLAQNLVIGSEEDKRAYLKTFSGSTHAAISFHLQFAPTNPQAARLALTTILRRKGRVLDALSQNLNRLRQQLSPADQERLTRLSALRTQVAQIAFNPNPTDQQRQQLQLLNTQAEQIEAELNRSSSAFAQTTQKVTLEAVQKAIPANAALVEFIEYQPFNPKAPQGQRWGSPRYAVYVLTATGEPRFADLGSASEIDALVSQYYNVIRDPRLPREPLRNLDAKIMAPVRQWVGNNVNHLLIAPDGQLNLVSFAALVDEKNRYLVENYLITYLTSGRDLLRLQSTAPKANPPLIVADPVFDKPGSNPVQIASADRGNLRSVDLTTLKFGALPGTAIEGETITKLLPNSRLFTQAQATEAVVKTSSNPRILHLATHGFFLKSAPTTQAKDGSRNLPNENPLLRSGLAFSGFNVRQGGGDDGVLTALEITGMDLRGTQLVVLSACETGLGDVQSGEGVYGLRRAFTLAGAQSQVMTLWRVDDEATKDLMVNYYQRLSKGEGRGEALRQAQLTMLRSPNYAHPKYWSGMIPVGDWRGMSP, encoded by the coding sequence ATGAAGGGCAAGCATTTTGTAGGGTGGGCGTTGGCGGCGAGTGTTTTAGTGGGGGTGCCGGTGGGCATATATCCGTCCCAACCCGTGTTGGCACAATCATTTGCACTGCAAGAAGCTGACCGGCTAAATGAATTGGGAATGGAACAATATCGAAAAGCTCAATATGCTCAAGCTCTGGAGTCATTTCAGCGCAGTTTGGCGATAAGGGAACAAGCCCTGGGTGCCAACCACCCGGATGTAGCTACTGCCCTCAACAACTTGGCGTTTTTGTATGAAGCCCAAGGGCAATACAGTAAGGCGGAACCGTTGTACCAGCGCAGTTTGGCGATTTTGGAACAAGCCCTGGGTGCCAACCACCCGGATGTGGCTGTGTCCCTCCACAACTTGGCGGGGTTGTATCGCTCCCAAGGGCAATACAGTAAGGCGGAACCGTTGTACCAGCGCAGTTTGGCGATCAGGGAACAAGCCCTGGGTGCCAACCACCCGGATGTGGCTGTGTCCCTCAACAACTTGGCGGTGTTGTATCGCTCCCAAGGGCAATACAGTAAGGCGGAACCGTTGGTCCAGCGCAGTTTGGCGATTTGGGAACAAGCCCTGGGTGCCAACCACCCGGATGTAGCTACTGCCCTCAACAACTTGGCGGGGTTGTATGAAGCCCAAGGGCAATACAGTAAGGCGGAACCGTTGTACCAGCGCAGTTTGGCGATTTGGGAACAAGCCCTGGGTGCCAACCACCCCAATGTAGCTACTGCCCTCAACAACTTGGCGGGGTTGTATCGCTCCCAAGGGCAATACAGTAAGGCGGAACCGTTGTACCAGCGCAGTTTGGCGATTTTGGAACAAGCCCTGGGTGCCAACCACCCCAATGTAGCTACTGCCCTCAACAACTTGGCGGGGTTGTATCGCTCCCAAGGGCAATACAGTAAGGCGGAACCGTTGTACCAGCGCAGTTTGGCGATTTGGGAACAAGCCCTGGGTGCCAACCACCCGGATGTGGCATCATCCCTCAACAACTTGGCGGTGTTGTATGAAGCCCAAGGGCAATACAGTAAGGCGGAACCGTTGTACCAGCGCAGTTTGGCGATCAGGGAACAAGCCCTGGGTGCCAACCACCCGGATGTGGCTGCGTCCCTCAACAACTTGGCGGCGTTGTATCGCTCCCAAGGGCAATACAGTAAGGCGGAACCGTTGTACCAGCGCAGTTTAGCGATTTTGGAACAAGCCCTGGGTGCCAACCACCCCAATGTAGCTACTGCCCTCAACAACTTGGCGAATTTGTACCAACGGCAAGGGCAATACAGTAAGGCGGAACCGTTGGTCCAGCGCAGTTTGGCGATTTGGGAACAAGCCCTGGGTGCCAACCACCCGGATGTGGCTGTGTCCCTCAACAACTTGGCGGTGTTGTATGAAGCCCAAGGGCAATACAGTAAGGCGGAACCGTTGTACCAGCGCAGTTTGGCGATTTGGGAACAAGCCCTGGGTGCCAACCACCCGGATGTGGCTAGGTCCCTCAACAACTTGGCGGGGTTGTATTGGAGCCAAAATCAAACAGAACCAGCCTTGATCCGTTTGGCACGGGCGTTAGACATTGAAGAAACCAACCTGGCACAAAACTTGGTCATCGGCTCGGAAGAGGACAAACGTGCGTACCTCAAGACCTTTTCTGGCTCAACTCATGCAGCCATTTCGTTTCACCTGCAATTTGCTCCCACCAACCCCCAAGCGGCTCGTCTGGCTCTGACCACGATTCTGCGCCGCAAAGGACGGGTACTCGATGCCCTCAGCCAAAACTTGAATCGCTTGCGCCAACAACTCAGCCCTGCTGACCAGGAACGGCTCACCCGCCTGTCCGCCCTGCGCACTCAAGTCGCTCAAATCGCCTTCAACCCCAACCCCACCGACCAGCAACGTCAGCAATTGCAACTTTTGAACACCCAAGCGGAACAAATTGAAGCGGAACTCAACCGGAGCAGTAGCGCCTTTGCCCAAACCACTCAAAAAGTCACCCTGGAAGCCGTTCAAAAAGCCATCCCTGCCAATGCCGCTTTGGTCGAGTTTATCGAGTACCAACCCTTCAATCCCAAAGCACCCCAAGGTCAACGTTGGGGTTCCCCCCGCTATGCGGTCTATGTTCTCACCGCTACGGGTGAACCCCGGTTTGCGGATTTAGGCAGTGCCAGTGAGATAGATGCCTTGGTGAGCCAGTACTACAATGTGATCCGTGATCCTAGGCTTCCCCGTGAGCCATTGCGGAATCTTGATGCCAAAATCATGGCACCCGTGCGGCAATGGGTGGGTAACAATGTTAACCATCTGCTTATCGCCCCCGACGGTCAACTCAACCTGGTGTCCTTCGCCGCCTTAGTGGACGAAAAAAACCGATACCTCGTTGAAAACTATTTAATTACCTACCTGACTTCCGGGCGGGATTTACTGCGCTTGCAGAGTACCGCTCCCAAAGCCAATCCCCCCTTGATTGTCGCCGATCCCGTTTTTGACAAACCCGGCAGTAATCCAGTGCAAATTGCCAGTGCCGACCGAGGTAATTTACGTTCTGTTGATTTGACTACCTTGAAATTTGGTGCCTTACCTGGCACCGCTATTGAAGGGGAAACCATTACCAAGTTACTTCCTAATAGCCGGTTGTTTACCCAAGCCCAGGCAACAGAAGCGGTAGTAAAAACCAGTAGCAACCCCCGGATATTGCACCTGGCGACCCACGGCTTTTTCCTCAAATCTGCCCCCACCACCCAAGCCAAGGATGGCAGTCGGAATTTACCGAATGAGAACCCACTGTTGCGCTCCGGGTTAGCCTTTTCCGGGTTCAACGTGCGGCAGGGGGGCGGAGACGACGGGGTGTTGACCGCTTTAGAAATCACCGGCATGGACTTGCGGGGCACCCAGTTGGTTGTGTTATCCGCCTGTGAGACGGGATTGGGGGATGTGCAGAGTGGGGAAGGGGTGTACGGATTGCGGCGGGCGTTTACATTAGCAGGGGCGCAGTCCCAAGTGATGACCCTGTGGCGGGTGGATGACGAAGCGACCAAAGACTTGATGGTGAACTATTACCAGCGGCTGAGCAAAGGGGAAGGCAGGGGGGAAGCCCTGCGGCAAGCCCAATTGACCATGCTGAGAAGCCCGAATTATGCCCATCCCAAATACTGGTCAGGGATGATTCCCGTCGGAGATTGGCGGGGGATGAGTCCTTAG
- a CDS encoding DUF5615 family PIN-like protein — MKILVDMNLSPDWIQMFADQNIEALHWSSVGDPRASDSTILQWAKEQGYVVFTNDLDFGAILAATQANAPSVIQLRTQDLLPNKIGTVVIEALREFQDYLESGALMSIDYLNSRVRILPIQK, encoded by the coding sequence ATGAAAATTTTAGTGGATATGAACTTATCCCCTGATTGGATTCAAATGTTTGCTGACCAGAACATAGAGGCTCTACATTGGTCAAGTGTAGGAGATCCAAGGGCAAGTGATTCCACAATTTTGCAATGGGCAAAAGAGCAGGGGTATGTAGTTTTTACCAATGATCTGGATTTTGGAGCAATCTTAGCAGCAACTCAAGCAAATGCCCCTAGTGTTATTCAACTGAGAACCCAAGACCTATTGCCAAACAAAATAGGCACTGTGGTGATAGAAGCATTGCGAGAATTTCAGGACTACTTGGAAAGTGGTGCTTTGATGAGCATAGATTATCTCAACTCTAGGGTGCGCATTCTCCCTATTCAGAAGTGA
- a CDS encoding DUF433 domain-containing protein, whose amino-acid sequence MYPVHLSRITFDPAVMGGKPCIRGLRVTVGTIVGLIAAGHSPEDILKAYPYLELEDIYEALAYAAWRAEEVELPLIVR is encoded by the coding sequence ATGTATCCAGTCCACTTATCCCGAATTACCTTCGACCCAGCCGTGATGGGTGGTAAGCCCTGTATTAGAGGCTTACGGGTTACGGTTGGAACAATTGTCGGGCTGATAGCGGCAGGGCATTCTCCAGAGGACATCTTAAAAGCCTATCCTTATTTGGAATTGGAGGATATTTATGAAGCTTTGGCTTATGCGGCATGGCGGGCTGAGGAAGTAGAATTGCCTCTCATTGTACGATGA
- a CDS encoding phospholipase D-like domain-containing anti-phage protein: MSSTAFLHRFSSRQQRLSHVFLKDRLAKARTYKRIAGYFRSSIFELVTEEIAHLEQVQIVCNSDLDPHDIAIGKASRQTREMALKEKWNQETGELITSLLQRPRYRQLYEILKSGKVEVRVVSAVDAPFLHGKAGVIEARDGTKSAFIGSLNETRQGWQEHYEIVWEDQSPEGVAWVEAEFQYLWERSVPLPEAIVEEVGRLSRKVEVSLGDLQPLDVPRAAMVEAPLYRRGEVLKPWQQSFVEMFLEHRELYGVVRLILADEVGLGKTLSLGVAAMVACLLADGPALILCPATLCQQWQVELKDKLGIPSAVWLSNRKVWQDANGHIIKTKGAEDIGRCPYQIGIVSTGLIVHNAPEAQFLLERRFGTIVLDEAHRARCSRGVTVKEPQPNNLLKFMDRAATQSKHVLLGTATPIQTHVEELWDLLGVLNSGAEHVLGRRHQQLWQQTQRILPILTGQQAVTDEYFAWNLLRNPLPPSVDDPLFDHIRSDLKLSNNQFFTDKPLTELEDFTRQELQDALAERRQGLSFFQRHNPILRHTVLRKRATLEELGLLERIAVDIWPSEGEQLPMFSGLGLLTSPEFDVAYEAAQDFATALRQRTQSAGFMKTMMQSRICSSIASGLSTAQRLLEKRHFFEEEEEDTWLLDNRPEILEAECTHLERIVNTLSQKNTDPKLDAVLYFLQERHWLNLGCIIFSQYFDTAHWVATSLTERLPQESVALYAGVGKSGLFFAGEWRSVEREDIKKAVRERTIRLVVATDAACEGLNLQTLGTLINVDLPWNPSRLEQRIGRIKRFGQTRERVDMLNLVYHGTRDEKVYEVLSQRMKDRYDLFGSLPDTIEDEWIEDIETLETKLQEFTERKKRANAFDLRYASTVEPKGSKWETCEKVLSRRDIVERLSEGW, translated from the coding sequence ATGTCCAGCACTGCTTTTCTGCACCGTTTCAGTTCCCGCCAACAACGCCTCAGTCATGTCTTTCTCAAAGACCGTTTGGCAAAGGCACGAACCTATAAGCGCATTGCCGGTTATTTTCGCTCTTCCATTTTTGAATTAGTTACTGAAGAAATTGCTCATCTGGAACAGGTGCAAATTGTCTGTAACAGTGACTTAGACCCCCACGATATTGCCATTGGTAAGGCTTCTCGACAAACCCGTGAAATGGCACTCAAAGAAAAATGGAACCAAGAAACCGGAGAATTAATCACCAGCCTGTTGCAACGTCCCCGCTACCGTCAACTCTATGAGATTCTCAAAAGCGGCAAAGTCGAAGTGCGAGTGGTTTCAGCCGTAGATGCCCCCTTTCTCCACGGCAAAGCAGGTGTGATTGAGGCGAGGGACGGCACCAAATCCGCTTTTATCGGTAGCCTCAACGAAACCCGACAGGGATGGCAAGAACACTATGAAATTGTCTGGGAAGACCAGTCGCCGGAGGGGGTCGCTTGGGTGGAGGCAGAGTTTCAGTATCTGTGGGAACGGAGTGTTCCTCTGCCTGAAGCGATTGTGGAAGAGGTAGGGCGACTCTCCCGCAAAGTGGAGGTATCTCTGGGAGATTTACAGCCCCTTGATGTTCCCAGAGCCGCAATGGTAGAAGCACCTCTCTATCGTCGGGGTGAAGTTCTTAAACCGTGGCAACAATCGTTTGTGGAAATGTTCCTCGAACACCGAGAGTTGTATGGTGTAGTGCGACTCATTCTGGCAGATGAGGTGGGGCTGGGTAAAACCTTGTCTTTAGGGGTTGCGGCCATGGTGGCGTGCCTTTTGGCAGATGGCCCGGCTCTGATTCTTTGTCCGGCTACCCTCTGTCAGCAGTGGCAAGTGGAACTTAAAGATAAGCTGGGCATTCCCTCGGCTGTTTGGCTTTCTAACCGCAAGGTATGGCAAGATGCCAACGGTCATATTATTAAAACCAAGGGAGCTGAAGATATTGGCCGTTGCCCCTATCAAATCGGCATTGTTTCCACAGGTTTGATCGTTCACAACGCCCCCGAAGCCCAATTCCTTTTGGAGCGACGCTTTGGGACTATTGTGTTGGATGAAGCTCATCGTGCTCGTTGTAGTCGCGGAGTCACGGTAAAAGAGCCGCAACCCAACAACCTTTTGAAGTTTATGGATAGAGCGGCCACCCAGTCCAAGCACGTCCTTTTGGGTACAGCTACCCCCATCCAAACCCATGTTGAGGAACTGTGGGATCTGCTGGGAGTGCTCAACAGCGGTGCCGAGCATGTGTTGGGACGACGGCATCAGCAGTTGTGGCAGCAGACGCAAAGGATCCTGCCCATCTTGACAGGACAACAAGCAGTTACCGATGAATACTTTGCCTGGAACTTGCTCCGCAATCCCCTGCCGCCGTCCGTTGATGATCCCCTGTTTGACCACATCCGCAGTGACCTGAAACTCTCAAACAATCAATTCTTTACAGATAAACCCCTAACAGAATTAGAAGACTTTACCCGTCAAGAACTGCAAGATGCCTTAGCAGAGCGTCGGCAAGGACTGAGTTTTTTCCAACGACATAACCCCATTCTTCGCCATACCGTACTGCGTAAACGTGCCACGCTGGAGGAATTGGGTTTGCTGGAGCGGATTGCGGTTGACATCTGGCCGAGCGAGGGAGAACAATTGCCCATGTTCTCTGGACTAGGATTGCTCACCTCTCCTGAATTTGATGTCGCCTATGAAGCCGCCCAAGATTTTGCCACAGCCTTGCGCCAGCGTACCCAATCTGCTGGGTTTATGAAAACCATGATGCAAAGCCGGATTTGCTCCAGTATTGCCAGCGGCCTATCTACGGCTCAGAGACTGCTGGAAAAACGGCATTTTTTTGAGGAGGAAGAAGAAGATACCTGGTTGTTAGACAATCGCCCAGAGATTTTGGAGGCAGAATGCACCCATTTGGAACGCATTGTTAACACTTTGAGCCAAAAAAACACCGATCCCAAACTCGATGCCGTCCTCTATTTTCTCCAAGAACGGCACTGGTTGAATTTAGGGTGCATTATTTTCAGTCAGTATTTTGACACTGCCCATTGGGTCGCAACTAGCCTGACCGAGCGTCTGCCCCAGGAAAGTGTCGCCCTCTATGCCGGTGTTGGCAAATCCGGTTTGTTTTTTGCGGGGGAATGGCGTAGTGTCGAGCGAGAAGACATCAAAAAAGCCGTGCGCGAGCGCACCATTCGGTTGGTGGTCGCCACCGATGCCGCCTGTGAAGGGCTGAACCTGCAAACCTTGGGTACGTTGATCAATGTCGATCTGCCCTGGAACCCCTCCCGCCTGGAGCAACGCATCGGACGGATCAAGCGCTTTGGACAAACCCGTGAGCGGGTGGATATGCTCAACCTCGTGTACCACGGCACCCGCGACGAAAAGGTATATGAGGTGCTTTCCCAGCGGATGAAAGACCGTTACGACTTGTTTGGTTCCCTACCCGATACCATCGAAGATGAATGGATTGAAGATATTGAAACCCTAGAGACTAAATTACAAGAGTTTACAGAACGAAAGAAGCGTGCCAATGCTTTCGATTTGCGCTATGCCAGCACCGTAGAACCCAAAGGTTCCAAATGGGAAACCTGCGAAAAGGTATTGTCCCGCCGAGATATTGTGGAACGGCTGTCGGAGGGATGGTAA
- a CDS encoding DUF2887 domain-containing protein — MGEDPASIASYQFTSVEVKEKAFRFDGVFLPQSEDKTIWFVEVQFQKVHEFYSQLFSEIFLFLQQYRPVQDWGVDGLLEFVETILIYKLKTLSREEIERMFTLGDLRQTKVYQEAKQEGEQRGCLVLRNVITKQIARKFGRVPDDLNTKLAQLSLDQLGEIAEAIIDISALEELEHLLG, encoded by the coding sequence TTGGGTGAAGACCCTGCTAGCATCGCCAGTTATCAATTTACCTCGGTAGAAGTGAAGGAAAAAGCCTTTCGCTTTGATGGCGTATTCCTGCCCCAAAGTGAGGATAAAACTATCTGGTTTGTGGAAGTGCAGTTCCAAAAGGTGCATGAATTTTACAGCCAGTTATTTAGCGAGATATTTCTATTTTTGCAACAGTACCGCCCGGTGCAGGATTGGGGGGTGGATGGTTTGCTAGAATTTGTGGAGACGATATTGATTTACAAGTTAAAGACCTTGAGCCGAGAGGAGATAGAGCGGATGTTTACCTTGGGAGATTTACGGCAGACGAAGGTGTATCAAGAAGCCAAGCAAGAGGGAGAACAGAGGGGTTGTTTGGTGTTAAGAAATGTAATAACCAAGCAAATCGCCCGCAAGTTTGGCAGAGTACCCGATGATCTAAACACCAAACTGGCACAGCTATCGTTAGACCAACTGGGGGAAATTGCTGAGGCGATTATTGACATCTCTGCCCTGGAGGAGTTGGAGCATCTGCTGGGTTGA